From the genome of Winogradskyella forsetii, one region includes:
- a CDS encoding TRAP transporter substrate-binding protein has protein sequence MRFNIILLVILFTSMVSCKKAEEGVEVLYLGHSLPQTHPVHKGMLEFQKALEKKSKGSLVVKIFPDGQLGSERELLELLQIGSVAATKVSSSMLSNFVPEYNVMGVPYLFKDKEHQYKVLEGPIGKSILEKGSKFWLRGLCYYDAGSRSFYTSKTAIRTPEDLKGLKIRVQNNQMAINLVNSMGGDATPLAYGELYTAIQQGVVDGAENNPPSFVSSNHYEISKYYTLDEHSSVPDVLLIGTKYWNKLSEEQRVWVQEAADESSQAQKKFWQESVEESMKIAKDWGVEIIHPDKSLFAEKAKPVIENFIKEYPEMADIVNQIKNESNE, from the coding sequence ATGAGATTTAACATCATTCTCTTAGTAATTCTTTTTACAAGTATGGTCTCATGCAAGAAAGCAGAGGAAGGGGTTGAGGTACTCTATTTAGGACATTCTCTGCCTCAAACACATCCAGTACATAAAGGTATGTTAGAGTTTCAAAAGGCGTTAGAAAAAAAATCTAAAGGTTCTTTAGTAGTTAAGATTTTTCCTGATGGCCAATTAGGATCGGAGAGAGAACTGTTAGAATTATTACAAATTGGAAGTGTTGCTGCAACCAAAGTGAGTTCTTCCATGTTGTCTAATTTTGTGCCAGAATATAATGTTATGGGTGTTCCTTATCTTTTTAAAGACAAAGAGCATCAATATAAGGTTTTAGAAGGTCCAATTGGAAAATCTATTCTCGAAAAAGGTTCTAAATTCTGGCTTAGAGGTTTATGTTACTATGATGCTGGAAGTAGAAGTTTTTATACCAGCAAAACAGCCATCAGAACACCTGAAGATTTAAAAGGACTTAAAATTAGAGTCCAAAATAATCAAATGGCAATTAATTTGGTAAATTCAATGGGTGGAGATGCTACGCCTTTGGCCTATGGTGAATTATATACGGCAATTCAACAAGGTGTTGTTGATGGTGCTGAAAATAATCCACCATCCTTTGTGTCCTCAAACCATTATGAAATCAGTAAGTATTATACCTTAGATGAACATTCTTCAGTTCCAGATGTTCTGTTAATAGGGACAAAATATTGGAATAAATTATCCGAGGAACAGAGAGTTTGGGTACAGGAAGCGGCAGACGAATCTTCCCAAGCACAAAAAAAGTTTTGGCAGGAGTCTGTTGAGGAATCCATGAAAATTGCCAAGGATTGGGGTGTTGAAATTATTCATCCCGACAAATCCTTGTTTGCAGAAAAAGCAAAACCTGTAATTGAAAATTTTATTAAAGAGTATCCAGAAATGGCCGATATTGTCAACCAAATTAAGAATGAATCAAATGAGTAA
- a CDS encoding TRAP transporter large permease, producing the protein MSIEVISILVLFVSFFILLLLKVPVAYSIGISTTISLLLNIDKMPGLTTIAQRMTTGIDSFALLAIPFFVLAGEIMKQGGIANRLINFAKSLVSSLPGGLAYVNVLASMLFGAISGSAVAAASAIGSIMTDRMEEEGYPRALSASVNITSSTTGLLIPPSNILIVYALASGGTASVAALFIAGYLPGILLGFAIMGYVAFIAINRGYARGKRATLLEIWTYFRKAFFSLSLLIIVVGGIVAGIFTATEASVIAVLYAAILSLIYGDMKMKDMPQILLSSAKTTAVVMFLICTSMAMSWLFSFEGIPEMISTFLLDSLSNKFAIFLAINIILLIVGTFMDMTPAVLIFTPIFLPVVTTLGMDPVHFGIIIVLNLCIGICTPPVGTLLFVGSGVANVSVTKVIRSLLPFLAIMVAVLMIISFIPEISMFLPRLFGL; encoded by the coding sequence ATGAGTATAGAGGTTATTAGTATTTTAGTGTTGTTTGTGAGTTTCTTTATACTTCTGTTATTAAAAGTGCCGGTGGCCTATAGCATTGGGATTTCCACAACGATTAGTTTACTGTTGAATATTGATAAAATGCCTGGCTTAACTACCATTGCGCAACGAATGACCACAGGTATCGATAGTTTTGCCCTGTTGGCTATACCATTTTTTGTCCTAGCTGGTGAGATAATGAAACAAGGAGGCATCGCCAATCGACTCATAAATTTTGCAAAATCATTAGTTTCCAGCCTTCCTGGTGGATTGGCTTATGTCAATGTATTGGCATCTATGCTATTTGGAGCAATTTCTGGTTCTGCTGTTGCTGCTGCTTCTGCTATTGGTTCAATCATGACTGATAGAATGGAAGAAGAAGGTTATCCTAGAGCTTTAAGTGCCTCTGTAAATATAACATCGTCAACAACAGGATTGTTAATTCCTCCGAGTAATATTTTAATAGTTTATGCCTTAGCTAGCGGAGGAACCGCATCTGTAGCGGCTTTATTCATTGCTGGTTATTTACCTGGCATACTCTTGGGTTTTGCGATAATGGGATATGTGGCGTTCATTGCGATTAACAGAGGTTATGCAAGAGGTAAGCGTGCAACTCTATTAGAGATTTGGACCTATTTTAGAAAGGCGTTTTTTAGTTTATCATTACTAATCATTGTTGTAGGAGGGATCGTAGCTGGAATTTTTACCGCAACAGAGGCCTCGGTAATTGCGGTATTGTATGCAGCGATATTGTCATTGATTTATGGTGACATGAAAATGAAGGATATGCCACAAATTTTATTATCGAGTGCAAAGACTACAGCTGTCGTCATGTTTTTAATCTGTACATCTATGGCGATGTCTTGGCTGTTCTCTTTTGAAGGGATTCCAGAAATGATAAGTACATTTCTATTAGATTCGCTAAGCAACAAATTTGCCATCTTTCTAGCTATTAATATTATTTTATTAATTGTCGGAACGTTTATGGATATGACTCCAGCTGTATTGATATTTACACCAATTTTCTTGCCAGTAGTTACGACTTTGGGAATGGATCCAGTTCATTTTGGGATCATAATAGTATTAAACCTGTGCATTGGGATCTGTACACCTCCTGTAGGCACCTTATTGTTTGTAGGTAGTGGAGTCGCCAATGTCTCGGTCACAAAAGTGATAAGGTCGCTGTTACCCTTTTTAGCCATTATGGTAGCGGTACTAATGATTATATCTTTTATTCCTGAAATTTCAATGTTTTTACCAAGACTTTTTGGTCTATAA
- a CDS encoding TRAP transporter small permease, whose protein sequence is MSKSEFIFNKVNKILEWFLIIIFALLVLDVLFQVFSRYLLGRSFTWTEEFARFSLIWMTVLGAAYLNAKKEHLSMDFLYEKMSTANKRKTSILIEVFIFLFALIVMVIGGLNLVYTTLHLEQLSGTLRIPLGYVYAVMPISGFLIMCFSIYHISGIYSNKNMS, encoded by the coding sequence ATGAGTAAATCTGAATTTATTTTCAATAAGGTCAATAAAATACTAGAATGGTTTTTAATTATCATTTTTGCCTTGTTAGTCTTAGATGTGCTGTTTCAAGTGTTTTCAAGATATCTTTTGGGAAGATCTTTTACTTGGACAGAAGAATTCGCAAGGTTTTCTTTGATCTGGATGACTGTTTTAGGTGCTGCTTATCTCAACGCTAAGAAAGAGCATTTATCCATGGACTTCTTATACGAAAAAATGTCTACAGCAAATAAAAGAAAAACGTCCATACTTATTGAGGTATTCATTTTTCTATTTGCCCTTATCGTCATGGTAATAGGCGGGTTAAATTTGGTTTACACTACCTTGCATTTAGAACAGTTATCAGGTACCTTGAGAATACCTCTGGGTTATGTTTATGCCGTTATGCCTATAAGTGGTTTTTTAATTATGTGCTTTTCAATATATCACATATCGGGTATTTATTCTAATAAAAATATGAGCTAA
- the uxaC gene encoding glucuronate isomerase, with protein sequence MSKHFIHDNFLLENKYAEELYHNYSKNQPIIDYHNHLSPKEILDDKIYNNLTKVWINGDHYKWRAMRTLGVDEKYITGDATDKEKFMQWAKTVPYTMRNPLYHWTHLELARYFDINDLLNEKSAEKIYESTSEKLSSSQYSCRNLLRKVNAELVCTTEDPTDNLVHHKQLTTSDFEVNVSTAFRPDKAILIANEGYNDYINDLGKVADINIESYADLKDALRSRIEYFDANGCKLCDHGLNQISYESFTESEVGTIFKKKLEGHKLSKEEVLKFETAILLFLSETYHEFGWVQQFHLGALRNNNHRMHEILGPDTGWDSIGDYSQAEKLSAFLNALDSKDQLTKTIIYNLNPADNEVMATMIGNFNDGSVKGKVQFGSGWWFLDQKDGMTKQLNALSNMGLISCFIGMLTDSRSFLSFPRHEYFRRLLCNLLGDEIKRGELPKEEMEWIGKMVADISYNNAKCYFDF encoded by the coding sequence ATGAGTAAACACTTTATACACGATAATTTTCTGCTTGAAAATAAATATGCTGAGGAGTTATATCACAATTACTCAAAAAATCAGCCTATAATAGATTATCATAATCATTTATCACCAAAAGAAATTCTTGACGATAAAATTTATAATAACTTAACAAAGGTTTGGATTAATGGTGACCATTATAAATGGCGAGCCATGCGTACTTTGGGTGTTGATGAAAAGTATATCACTGGTGATGCAACTGACAAGGAAAAGTTTATGCAATGGGCAAAAACAGTTCCTTATACGATGCGGAATCCATTGTATCACTGGACCCATTTAGAGTTAGCAAGATATTTTGATATCAATGATTTATTAAACGAGAAATCGGCTGAAAAAATTTATGAGTCTACGTCAGAAAAATTAAGTAGTAGTCAATATAGCTGTAGAAACCTACTGCGTAAGGTGAATGCAGAGTTGGTGTGTACAACTGAAGATCCCACGGATAATTTAGTACATCACAAACAATTAACAACTAGTGATTTTGAAGTAAATGTAAGTACAGCTTTTAGACCCGATAAGGCGATTTTAATAGCCAATGAAGGCTATAATGATTATATCAATGACTTGGGAAAAGTGGCTGATATTAATATTGAATCTTATGCAGATTTAAAAGATGCTTTACGAAGCAGAATTGAATATTTTGATGCTAATGGTTGTAAGTTATGTGATCATGGTTTAAACCAAATTTCATATGAAAGTTTTACCGAGAGTGAAGTTGGGACTATTTTCAAGAAGAAACTAGAAGGCCATAAACTTTCAAAAGAAGAGGTCTTAAAATTTGAAACCGCAATCCTGTTATTCTTGTCAGAAACCTATCATGAGTTTGGTTGGGTGCAACAGTTTCATTTAGGTGCCTTAAGAAATAACAATCATCGAATGCATGAAATTTTAGGGCCAGATACAGGGTGGGATTCCATTGGAGATTATTCGCAAGCCGAAAAATTATCTGCATTTTTGAATGCTCTAGATAGTAAGGACCAATTGACTAAAACCATAATCTACAATCTAAATCCTGCTGATAACGAAGTTATGGCTACAATGATCGGGAATTTTAACGACGGTAGCGTAAAAGGAAAAGTTCAGTTTGGTTCAGGTTGGTGGTTTTTAGATCAAAAAGATGGAATGACCAAACAACTAAACGCATTATCAAATATGGGTTTAATTAGCTGTTTTATTGGTATGCTTACAGATTCCCGTAGTTTTTTGTCTTTTCCGAGACACGAGTATTTTAGAAGACTACTTTGTAATCTTTTAGGCGATGAAATAAAACGCGGTGAGTTGCCAAAAGAAGAAATGGAATGGATTGGTAAAATGGTAGCAGATATAAGCTATAATAATGCTAAGTGCTATTTTGATTTCTAA